From the genome of Marixanthomonas ophiurae, one region includes:
- a CDS encoding porin family protein produces MDRCSYLFLIFFILISAKSFSQFGLIAEANFSSFSDEDLNNSSGIGYGFGIAFKEEIYEKGDFIAEFTYTSNKIVLDGYETFDPTERADVKFSADNLNLTFLYTQYVINNDEAFFFGPQLGPIFMFSNEWKAEETYDNSRYSYEPLGYTNDDFEQIKPFNAGLVLGLTTGYSWLRVNIRYQLALTNTLRKFTYLEEDGPREPELKQNSFSLSINYLIN; encoded by the coding sequence ATGGATAGATGTTCTTACTTATTTTTAATTTTCTTTATTTTAATTAGTGCCAAAAGCTTTTCTCAATTTGGACTAATAGCCGAAGCTAATTTTTCTTCTTTCAGTGATGAAGATCTCAATAACAGTAGTGGAATTGGGTACGGGTTTGGAATTGCTTTTAAGGAAGAAATTTACGAAAAAGGCGATTTTATAGCAGAATTCACCTACACTTCAAATAAAATTGTTTTAGATGGTTATGAAACGTTTGACCCTACAGAAAGAGCTGATGTAAAATTTTCAGCAGATAATTTAAACCTCACTTTTTTATATACTCAATATGTAATCAATAATGATGAAGCATTCTTTTTTGGCCCCCAATTGGGACCAATTTTTATGTTTTCAAATGAATGGAAAGCCGAAGAAACATATGATAATTCTAGATATTCTTATGAACCATTAGGCTACACAAACGATGATTTTGAGCAAATAAAGCCATTCAATGCAGGATTGGTTTTAGGTCTAACAACAGGGTATAGTTGGCTGAGAGTAAATATTAGATACCAGCTAGCGCTTACCAATACGTTAAGAAAATTTACCTACCTAGAAGAAGATGGCCCAAGAGAGCCTGAACTTAAACAAAATAGCTTTTCACTTTCTATTAATTATTTGATAAACTAA
- a CDS encoding SPFH domain-containing protein produces the protein MGGLLLLIPVIIIGFFILLSGIFTVKQQTAAIVERFGKFLSIRNSGLHFKIPIFDQIAGRINLKIQQLDVLVETKTKDDVFVRLKISVQFKVIPNKVYDAFYKLEDPHGQITAYVFDVVRAEVPKMKLDDVFERKDDIAIAVKEELNDAMIDYGYDIIKTLVTDIDPDVQVKAAMNRINASEREKVAAEYEAEAERIKIVAKARAEAESKRLQGQGIADQRREIARGLEESVDVLNNVGINSQEASALIVVTQHYDTLQSIGEETNTNLILLPNSPQAGSNMLNDMIASFVASNQIGEEMKKQNEAKGIGASQKTKKKRNPPPESNDDINF, from the coding sequence ATGGGTGGTTTACTTTTATTAATACCGGTTATCATTATCGGTTTTTTTATTTTGCTTTCGGGAATTTTCACTGTAAAACAACAAACGGCAGCTATTGTAGAACGTTTTGGAAAGTTTTTAAGTATCCGAAATTCCGGCTTACATTTTAAAATCCCGATTTTCGATCAAATTGCAGGCCGAATCAATCTAAAAATTCAACAATTGGATGTTTTGGTAGAAACCAAAACAAAAGATGATGTGTTTGTACGGCTTAAAATTTCGGTCCAATTTAAGGTAATTCCAAATAAAGTCTACGATGCTTTTTACAAGCTTGAAGATCCGCACGGTCAAATTACCGCATATGTATTTGATGTAGTTCGAGCCGAAGTACCTAAAATGAAATTAGATGATGTTTTTGAGCGTAAAGACGATATTGCCATTGCTGTAAAAGAAGAATTGAACGATGCGATGATTGATTACGGGTACGATATTATTAAAACCCTAGTAACCGATATTGATCCTGATGTACAAGTAAAAGCTGCGATGAACCGTATTAACGCTTCTGAGCGTGAAAAAGTAGCAGCTGAATATGAAGCCGAAGCCGAACGTATTAAAATCGTTGCTAAAGCACGTGCAGAAGCTGAAAGTAAACGTTTGCAAGGACAAGGTATTGCTGACCAGCGTCGAGAAATTGCTCGTGGTCTAGAAGAAAGTGTAGATGTTTTAAATAATGTGGGGATTAATTCGCAAGAAGCTTCTGCCTTGATTGTGGTTACACAGCATTACGATACCTTACAATCTATTGGGGAAGAAACCAACACCAACTTAATTTTACTCCCTAATTCGCCGCAGGCCGGTAGTAATATGCTCAACGATATGATCGCTTCGTTTGTTGCCAGTAACCAAATTGGGGAAGAAATGAAAAAACAAAACGAAGCTAAAGGCATTGGAGCTTCCCAAAAAACTAAGAAAAAACGGAATCCGCCACCGGAAAGTAATGATGATATCAATTTTTAA
- the gltX gene encoding glutamate--tRNA ligase, producing the protein MAQKTRVRFAPSPTGPLHIGGVRTALFNYLFAKKHGGDFVLRIEDTDQTRYVEGAEKYIIEALDWLNIPFDEGPKKDGGFGPYRQSERKHLYREYADKLLASENAYYAFDTPEELNEHRKNHEAEGKTFIYNWHNRLKLKNSLSLSKEEVQQKLDAGDEYVIRFKSPENETLHLKDMIRGGMQIDTNILDDKVLFKSDGMPTYHLANIVDDHLMQITHVIRGEEWLPSLALHVMLYRAFGWEAPKFAHLPLIMKPVGKGKLSKRDGDKMGFPVFPLEWKTADGDTYSGYREDGYQAEAVINMLALLGWNPGTEQEIFSLEELVQAFDLDRVNKAGAKFDPEKTNWFQHHYLQEVDNGILAGQFKELLNNKGIKTALPVETITALLKERATFVEDIWDQGSFFFITPETYDEKAAKKAFKDGTAELLQQVIKLMNEVDDFSAANVSDKIKGWITDNEIGFGKVMMPLRLSLVGEMKGPDVFVIASLLRKEESIKRIEKAIDTIS; encoded by the coding sequence ATGGCTCAAAAAACACGGGTACGTTTTGCTCCAAGTCCTACAGGACCGTTACATATTGGTGGTGTTCGCACTGCTTTATTCAATTATTTGTTTGCTAAAAAACACGGGGGCGATTTTGTGTTGCGTATAGAGGATACCGACCAAACTAGATACGTGGAAGGTGCTGAAAAATATATAATTGAAGCCTTAGATTGGTTAAATATTCCTTTTGATGAAGGTCCTAAAAAAGATGGAGGTTTTGGCCCGTATCGCCAAAGTGAACGAAAACATTTATACAGAGAATATGCCGATAAGTTGCTCGCTTCAGAGAATGCTTATTATGCATTTGACACCCCTGAAGAGTTAAATGAACACCGAAAAAACCATGAAGCCGAAGGGAAAACTTTTATCTATAATTGGCATAATCGATTAAAACTGAAAAATTCCTTATCACTTTCAAAAGAAGAAGTTCAGCAGAAATTAGATGCAGGTGACGAATATGTAATTCGGTTTAAATCTCCTGAAAACGAAACGCTTCATTTAAAAGATATGATTCGCGGTGGCATGCAGATTGACACCAATATTTTAGATGATAAAGTATTGTTTAAAAGTGATGGTATGCCAACCTACCATTTAGCGAATATTGTAGACGATCATTTAATGCAAATAACCCACGTAATTCGTGGGGAAGAGTGGTTGCCTTCTTTAGCACTTCACGTTATGTTATACAGAGCGTTTGGTTGGGAAGCACCTAAATTTGCCCATTTACCATTGATTATGAAACCCGTTGGTAAAGGGAAGTTAAGTAAGCGTGATGGCGATAAAATGGGCTTTCCAGTATTTCCCTTGGAATGGAAAACAGCTGACGGCGATACTTATTCTGGGTACCGAGAAGATGGATATCAGGCCGAAGCGGTTATCAATATGCTCGCTTTATTAGGATGGAACCCAGGAACCGAACAAGAGATTTTTAGCTTAGAAGAATTAGTTCAGGCGTTCGATTTAGACCGTGTAAACAAAGCCGGTGCTAAGTTTGATCCTGAAAAAACGAATTGGTTTCAACATCACTATTTACAGGAGGTTGACAACGGTATTTTAGCCGGACAATTTAAAGAGTTATTGAATAATAAAGGAATTAAAACCGCTCTTCCAGTTGAAACAATCACTGCTTTATTAAAAGAGCGCGCTACGTTTGTAGAAGATATTTGGGATCAAGGAAGCTTTTTCTTTATCACTCCTGAAACATACGATGAAAAAGCAGCTAAAAAAGCCTTTAAAGATGGGACAGCTGAATTACTTCAACAGGTTATTAAACTTATGAACGAAGTGGACGATTTTTCTGCAGCCAACGTATCTGATAAAATAAAGGGTTGGATTACTGACAATGAAATAGGCTTCGGAAAAGTAATGATGCCATTACGCTTATCGTTAGTTGGCGAAATGAAGGGCCCCGATGTGTTTGTAATAGCTTCACTTCTTAGGAAAGAAGAAAGTATCAAGCGCATTGAAAAAGCTATTGATACTATAAGTTAG
- a CDS encoding outer membrane beta-barrel protein has protein sequence MSIKNLFIVTVLVISFQQLTAQRNFNEYNRLGINGGLTLFDINTSDLTTKQGQGFSGGFTTRGSFRNNFDLIYGINFTQSNIEVLGSNLTDSQYIKYSILAAQINFLGSFNIVEHHLSLEFGPILNVNGKMKIDDSAYEDYILDGYTTVRAQVIQEISTFNFRLMGGLTAGLKSFRLGAHYQYGLTNMLNNLNDKDISEIDDIKGNSSTIIISAVLYF, from the coding sequence ATGAGTATTAAAAACCTGTTTATTGTTACCGTATTAGTTATATCTTTTCAACAACTTACGGCACAGCGTAATTTTAACGAATATAACCGATTGGGAATCAACGGGGGTTTAACATTGTTTGATATAAACACATCAGACCTTACAACGAAACAGGGACAAGGATTTTCTGGAGGTTTTACTACCCGCGGCTCTTTCAGAAATAATTTTGATTTAATCTACGGAATAAACTTTACGCAATCCAATATTGAAGTTTTAGGAAGTAACTTAACCGATTCTCAGTATATTAAATATTCCATTTTGGCAGCCCAGATAAATTTCCTTGGAAGTTTTAACATTGTAGAACACCATTTAAGCCTTGAATTTGGCCCAATTTTAAACGTCAACGGAAAAATGAAAATCGATGACAGTGCATATGAAGATTATATTCTAGACGGCTATACGACTGTTAGAGCACAAGTTATACAAGAGATTTCAACGTTTAATTTTAGGCTTATGGGTGGCCTTACTGCTGGGTTAAAAAGTTTCAGATTAGGTGCTCATTACCAATACGGACTTACTAATATGCTTAACAATTTAAATGATAAAGATATTTCAGAAATTGATGATATTAAGGGAAATAGCTCTACTATAATAATTTCTGCTGTTCTTTATTTTTAA
- a CDS encoding DUF4175 family protein, which produces MSTFNIIQQKLEQFIKKFYTNELIKGAILFFAIGLLYFLITLLVEYVLWLSPLGRTILFWVFIVVEATLFIRFIAFPLAKLLKFQNGISHEEASAIIGNHFPNVSDKLLNVIQLNRNQQESELLAASIDQKASELQPIPFQTAVDFKKNGKYLKYAAIPVFIFIVISLLGEKDLFSSSYERVVNYNTAYEPPAPFSFVVLNDNLSAIESKNYTLKIRTEGTVIPQNASIEFNNETYYLQQTAPGLFEYTFSQPLEPIDFRLKANKVQSRNYTLDVVKTPSLLGFEMVLNYPSYTGKQDETLKSTGNATIPEGTQVTWQVATKNTQQVNLKTADTVYGFAEKEQQFNFQKNIYNKLDYAITTSNESLKDYENLSFTLGVIKDEYPEIDVQSKQDSTDTQLVYFLGRVSDDYGLTKLRLVYYPTGEEEKAKKEPLSLNKSNFDQFVYTFPGQLPLQEGVAYDYYFEVFDNDAIHNFKSSKSGVYSFRKLTDNELQNEQLKQQDSNIKDLDKTLEKMKEQDKSLEELSKTQKEKKELNWNDKKKLENFIKRQKQQEQMMKNFSKEMKENLENFQPEEKDDPFKEQLEDRLQENEERLKENEKLLDELEKLQDKIQKEDLTEKLEKLAKQNKNQEKNLEQLVELTKRYYVTKKAEKLAEDLFKLGEEQEKLSEAPEEENTKQAQEELNEKFEEYKEEKKQLEKDNEDLKNPMELPKDEVGEKVVDKEQQNASEKLEQQQKQDAQKSQQKAGEKMKEMGKQMQMQMQAGQMETISEDVKMLRQILDNLIVFSFGQEDLMEEFKTIDYGSPVFGKKLNIQNDLKLNFEHVDDSIFALSLRQPMISGKINSTLTEIQYNLDKSLDRLAQNQMRQGVSSQQYTVTGANELAIMLSELLNNMQNQMQMNASGQGQGQGQGQGKGQGEGQGFQLPDIIKKQESLSEQMKEGMEGQKGGDKGEKEGQGQGEGKGKGEGQGEGGNGEGGQGGNQGQQDGKSGNGNSEQSSEKLYEIYKQQQMLRQQLEDRLNKEGLKGKGGELLREMEGVEQQLLEKGFNQQTLQRMLNLQHQLLKLDKASFEQGQENRRESETNRKQFSNNLRLSPEAIKKYFNTTEILNREALPLQPQFKEKVQTYFKQTND; this is translated from the coding sequence ATGAGCACCTTTAATATCATTCAGCAAAAGCTGGAACAATTCATTAAAAAATTCTACACAAATGAATTGATTAAAGGCGCTATTTTGTTTTTTGCTATTGGGCTGTTGTATTTTCTCATCACACTGCTGGTAGAATATGTTTTATGGCTTAGCCCATTAGGCAGAACTATTTTGTTTTGGGTTTTCATAGTAGTTGAAGCTACTCTTTTTATTCGTTTTATTGCGTTTCCATTAGCGAAACTACTCAAATTCCAGAATGGAATTTCACACGAAGAAGCTTCTGCTATTATTGGAAATCACTTTCCAAATGTGAGCGATAAGCTATTAAATGTAATTCAGTTGAACAGAAACCAACAGGAAAGTGAGTTATTAGCAGCGAGTATTGACCAAAAAGCTTCCGAACTGCAACCCATTCCATTTCAAACTGCAGTTGATTTCAAAAAAAATGGTAAATATTTAAAATATGCTGCCATCCCAGTGTTCATATTTATAGTGATTAGTTTGTTGGGTGAAAAAGATCTTTTCTCCAGTAGTTATGAGCGAGTTGTAAATTATAATACGGCTTATGAACCGCCAGCACCCTTTAGTTTTGTGGTGTTGAACGATAACCTTTCAGCCATAGAAAGTAAAAATTATACGCTAAAAATAAGAACCGAAGGAACCGTCATTCCGCAGAACGCGAGTATTGAATTCAATAACGAAACCTATTACCTGCAACAAACAGCACCCGGTTTGTTTGAATATACATTTTCACAACCGTTGGAACCGATTGACTTTAGATTAAAAGCCAATAAAGTTCAATCTAGAAACTACACACTCGATGTAGTCAAAACCCCATCCTTATTGGGTTTTGAAATGGTTTTAAATTATCCTTCTTATACCGGAAAGCAAGACGAAACCTTAAAAAGCACGGGGAATGCGACCATTCCTGAGGGCACACAGGTTACTTGGCAAGTGGCCACTAAAAACACACAGCAGGTTAATTTGAAAACAGCCGATACGGTGTATGGTTTTGCTGAAAAAGAACAACAATTTAATTTTCAGAAGAACATTTATAATAAACTGGATTATGCCATTACTACTTCGAATGAAAGCTTGAAAGATTACGAAAATCTGTCGTTTACATTAGGTGTAATTAAAGACGAATACCCTGAAATTGATGTGCAGTCCAAACAAGACAGTACCGACACGCAGTTGGTTTATTTTTTAGGCCGTGTAAGCGACGATTATGGGTTAACAAAACTCCGTTTGGTCTACTACCCAACCGGTGAGGAAGAAAAGGCTAAAAAGGAGCCACTTTCGCTTAACAAGAGCAATTTCGATCAGTTTGTGTACACCTTTCCAGGGCAATTGCCTTTACAAGAAGGCGTAGCCTACGATTATTATTTTGAAGTGTTTGATAACGATGCCATTCATAATTTTAAATCTAGTAAATCTGGGGTGTATTCTTTCAGAAAATTAACGGATAATGAATTACAAAACGAACAATTGAAACAACAAGATTCAAATATTAAAGACTTAGACAAAACCTTGGAAAAAATGAAGGAGCAGGATAAAAGTTTGGAAGAGTTGTCTAAAACCCAAAAAGAAAAGAAAGAACTGAATTGGAACGATAAGAAGAAACTGGAAAATTTCATCAAACGGCAAAAACAACAAGAGCAGATGATGAAGAATTTTTCAAAAGAAATGAAGGAAAACCTTGAAAACTTCCAACCAGAGGAAAAAGATGATCCTTTTAAAGAACAATTGGAAGACCGTTTGCAAGAAAATGAAGAACGCCTAAAAGAGAATGAAAAGCTCCTGGATGAACTGGAAAAGCTACAAGATAAAATCCAGAAAGAAGACTTAACCGAAAAATTAGAAAAACTTGCAAAGCAAAATAAAAATCAAGAAAAGAACTTAGAACAATTGGTTGAGTTAACCAAGCGCTATTATGTTACCAAAAAAGCTGAAAAGCTGGCTGAAGATCTTTTTAAATTAGGAGAGGAACAGGAGAAGCTTTCAGAAGCGCCCGAGGAAGAAAATACTAAACAAGCACAAGAGGAACTTAATGAAAAGTTTGAGGAATATAAAGAAGAGAAGAAGCAGTTAGAAAAAGACAACGAAGATTTAAAAAACCCAATGGAGCTCCCTAAAGATGAGGTAGGTGAGAAAGTTGTAGATAAGGAACAACAAAATGCTTCAGAAAAACTAGAACAGCAACAAAAGCAAGATGCTCAAAAAAGTCAGCAAAAGGCAGGTGAAAAGATGAAGGAAATGGGCAAGCAAATGCAGATGCAAATGCAAGCCGGGCAAATGGAAACCATAAGCGAAGATGTAAAAATGCTTCGACAGATATTAGACAATTTAATTGTATTTTCTTTTGGCCAAGAGGATTTAATGGAAGAGTTTAAAACCATCGATTATGGTAGTCCTGTCTTCGGAAAAAAATTAAACATTCAAAATGACCTTAAGCTCAATTTTGAACACGTGGACGATAGTATTTTTGCCCTTTCGTTACGCCAACCTATGATTAGCGGTAAAATAAACAGTACACTTACTGAAATACAATATAATCTCGATAAATCCCTTGACCGTTTAGCACAAAACCAAATGCGACAAGGCGTCTCAAGTCAGCAATACACTGTAACCGGAGCCAATGAACTTGCTATCATGCTAAGTGAGCTATTAAACAATATGCAAAATCAAATGCAAATGAATGCTTCTGGTCAAGGACAGGGTCAGGGCCAAGGTCAAGGTAAGGGTCAAGGAGAGGGTCAGGGCTTTCAACTTCCAGATATTATTAAAAAACAAGAAAGTCTTTCCGAACAAATGAAAGAAGGAATGGAAGGACAAAAAGGAGGCGATAAAGGTGAAAAAGAAGGTCAGGGTCAAGGTGAAGGAAAAGGTAAGGGTGAAGGCCAAGGCGAAGGTGGAAACGGTGAAGGTGGACAAGGCGGAAATCAAGGACAGCAAGACGGAAAGTCTGGAAATGGAAATAGCGAACAATCCAGTGAAAAATTGTATGAAATTTATAAGCAACAGCAAATGCTTAGACAACAATTGGAAGACCGATTAAACAAAGAAGGACTAAAAGGAAAAGGAGGCGAATTGCTACGCGAAATGGAAGGTGTAGAACAGCAGTTGTTAGAAAAAGGATTTAACCAACAAACGCTCCAACGCATGCTTAATTTACAGCATCAATTATTAAAATTGGATAAAGCTTCTTTTGAACAAGGTCAAGAAAATAGAAGAGAATCTGAAACCAATAGAAAGCAATTTTCTAATAACCTACGCTTATCACCTGAAGCTATTAAAAAGTACTTTAATACCACTGAAATTTTAAATAGGGAAGCACTACCTTTGCAACCACAATTTAAGGAAAAAGTACAAACTTATTTTAAGCAAACGAATGATTGA